From Cryobacterium sp. GrIS_2_6:
CCTCGCCGTCTCGCTCGTGGTCGGAGCCGTCTGGGCGCCGCACACCCAGGGCAAGAGCCTCCAGCAGATCGAAGCCGAACGATACCCGGAAGACGTCGTCTCCGAGCAGCCCGTCGTCGAAGCGCCCGTCGTCGGGGAACCGGTCGCGATGAACATGCACTTCTAGCCGGATCCAGCGCCCCGGTCTTCGCCGCCGCGCCGGTTTGCGCAGGCCGCACCCGAAAGAGCGGGCGCGGCCTGCGCAAACCGGCGCGGTTTCCGTCGAAAAGGGGGCGGGCTGCGGAAGCCGGCGCGGGCGCGGGCTGCGTGGGCGGTCGGATGCCGCGGGCTCAGCCCGCGGTCGACTCGCGGATGATGAGCTCGGGCTGGAACTGGATCTGCTCGTGCTCGAAGTCCTCGCCGCCCTCGGCCTCGCGCATCAGCAGGTCGACGGCGGTGTACCCGATCAGGGCGCTCGGCTGGCGGATCGACGAAAGCGGCACAACGGCAGCGGACGCGAAGGCGATGTCGTCGTATCCGATCAGGGCGATGTCGCGGGGGACCCGTACGTCGCCGAGCATATTCAACGCCTGGAGCACGCCCATCGCGAGCAGGTCGTTGGCCGCGAAGACGGCGTCCGGGCGTTCGCCCGCGGCCCGGGCGAGCAGCTGCTCGCCGACGGATCGCCCCTGCAACACCGAGAGCGAGTCCGTGTCGATCGTCTCGAGGACGACCCCCGGGTGCTCGGCAACGGCCTTGCGGGCGCCCTCGAGCCGGTCGACGACCTGGCGGATGCTCTGGGGGCCGCCGACGAAGGCGATCCGGGTGCGTCCGATGGCGGCGAGGTGGCTCACGGCGAGGTATCCGCCGGCCACGTCATCGACGGCGACGGACGAGAAGCTCCGGTCGGCGATCTCGCGGTCCACGAGCACGGTCGGTGTGCCGCGGGCGCGGAGCCGCGAGAGGCGGTCGCCGACGTCCCCGAGGGGTGAGATGAGCACGCCGTGCACCCTCTGTTCCTCGAAGAGGTCGAGATAGGCGCTCTGGCGCCCCGGGTTCTCGTCGCTGTTGCCGAGGAGCACCGTGAGGCCGTCCTCGGCCGCGCGGTCTTCGGCGCCGCGCGCGACATCCGTGAAAAAGGGGTTGGCGACGTCGAGGACGACGAGGCCGATGCTCCGGCTGCGACCGGCACGCAATTGGCGGGCTGCGTCGTTGCGCACGAAACCGAGTTGGCTGATCGCCGCCTGGACGCGTTCGACGGTGCTCGGGGAAACCTTGTCCGGGCGATTGAGCACATTCGACACCGTGCCGACGGACACGCCGGCGGTCGCGGCCACCTCACGCACGCTTACGGACATCGGGTCTTCTCCAGATCGGGCCGCACGGGGCCACGATGAATCGTGTCAGATCGGGGCACGGATATCCAGCCACCGGCATCCGCGCGGTGTTTTCGCGGCGGGTCGGGGTTTGTTCCGCCCACTGCCACCATGCTCCGAGAATAGCTCGTCGTTACGCAGTTGTTACTTGACAGCTGCGGTGGCATCGAAATAGATTTCCCTGTGTTCGCAGAATTAAAACGATTCAACGCCCGCTCGCGCGTTTCCCCAGCGTTCCTCAATGTGGAGGTCAGGACCCGTCAATGTCGATCAGCCCCAGTAATTCCGGCCCGCCGGCCCTCGAACTGCGTGGAGTGGCCAAGGCCTTCGGATCGGTCGTCGCGCTCACGTCCGCCGACCTCACCGTGCACATGAACTCCATCCACGCCCTCGTGGGGGAGAACGGCGCGGGCAAGTCGACCCTCGTCAAGATCGTCGCCGGTCTCTACCAGCGCGACGCGGGGGACTTCCTGCTCCGCGGCGAAAGCGTCGACTTCCGCTCGACGGCCGAGGCCAAGGCGGCCGGCATCGCGGTCATCTACCAGGAGCCCACCCTCTTCCCCGACCTCTCGGTCACGGAGAACATCTTCATGGGTCGCCAGCCGACCCAGCGCTTCGGCCGGATCGACCGCAAGGCCATGCGCGCTGAGGCCGAGGAACTGTTCACCCGCCTCGCGGTGCGCATCGACCCCGACCGCCCGGCCGAGGGGCTGTCGATCGCCGACCAGCAGATCATCGAGATCGCCAAGGCCATTTCGGTGGATGCCCGGGTGCTGATCATGGACGAACCCACCGCAGCCCTCAGCGGCGTCGAGGTCGACCGGCTCTTCGCCGTCGCCCGCAGCCTGCGTGACGAGGGCCGCGCCCTGGTCTTCATTTCGCACCGCTTCGACGAGGTCTTCGCCCTCTGCGACACCATCACGGTCATGCGCGACGGGCAATACATCTCGACCGATGCGATCCAGTCCACGAGCGTCGACGAGATCGT
This genomic window contains:
- a CDS encoding substrate-binding domain-containing protein; the protein is MSVSVREVAATAGVSVGTVSNVLNRPDKVSPSTVERVQAAISQLGFVRNDAARQLRAGRSRSIGLVVLDVANPFFTDVARGAEDRAAEDGLTVLLGNSDENPGRQSAYLDLFEEQRVHGVLISPLGDVGDRLSRLRARGTPTVLVDREIADRSFSSVAVDDVAGGYLAVSHLAAIGRTRIAFVGGPQSIRQVVDRLEGARKAVAEHPGVVLETIDTDSLSVLQGRSVGEQLLARAAGERPDAVFAANDLLAMGVLQALNMLGDVRVPRDIALIGYDDIAFASAAVVPLSSIRQPSALIGYTAVDLLMREAEGGEDFEHEQIQFQPELIIRESTAG